Proteins encoded in a region of the Panicum hallii strain FIL2 chromosome 3, PHallii_v3.1, whole genome shotgun sequence genome:
- the LOC112886621 gene encoding protein FAR1-RELATED SEQUENCE 5-like: MEGTSIAIEIDGEAICLDSVGDDEQEAQENGEMQQIIYSAENGEQMAFDHQEQGREEPAGNEEDREHSSIIPSREELTEELRNKVAYSEEEAYRLYCDYGHRMGFSVRKGKQYYFTGTKTIRTKDYYCSKEGLKDDEQLTEANFNKPETRTNCKAMVRFRVDSEGQWRVIQIIPEHNHDLVRPEEIHLLRSVRTLSVPKPGVLNAMVNAEIQAMHDSLHINEDGAECHSQLSIRSYTLLEPEDCEALVGYFKRRANEQGMFYWDVEVDQEGRMANFFWRDGRSRVDYDSFGDVVMFDTSHRTNKYNMICAPFVGVNHHRQNVMLGCAFLLDESPASYEWLFKSFLESMGGRPPKTIFTDQNESISKAIADVLPGTRHCLCQRFIEKNLQSHLSTINDSGTFHSMLSKCMRECESEAEFDEAWAMMHHEYNMQEHQWLSDLYQQRHKWCTALHKDAFDGGIESLDRNEGSNNVLSSIDDESTSLATFVHELDKIVGIWRKNESLEDIQCNKAGPECTVKHSRILQHAAEVYTHKVYKSLEKDFLDGCGATSYQEVQCDEKLYRFEFILQRSGPKVWVVFLNTSTMELSCSCKKFETMGVLCSHALNALGLKNVDRIPEMYILKRWTRYVRKGTYPFPVDGFAEQDRSYAFMYRNRAMRFVYDLLMKSKSHQNTRKLILDVLESGEKSLESVCELKRLHMHPLGKEKDGSRVEKRKKKSTKQEKHPRNVKQVVLPQPAGSVFVDPPNQDQYYAAEDIASNSSIGRPFFYQGYPATGVSTSQIQGHTNMQSVPQCASQEYSAYAAVQPPSQFGGERNF; the protein is encoded by the exons ATGGAAGGTACTAGCATTGCTATCGAGATTGATGGCGAGGCTATCTGTCTTGACAGTGTTGGAGATGATGAACAGGAAGCTCAGGAGAATGGAGAGATGCAGCAAATAATTTACAGTGCTGAAAATGGGGAGCAAATGGCCTTCGACCACCAAGAACAGGGAAGGGAAGAGCCCGCAGGAAATGAAGAGGATAGGGAACATAGTTCTATAATCCCAAGCCGTGAGGAGTTGACCGAAGAATTGCGGAATAAAGTTGCATATAGTGAGGAAGAAGCTTACAGGCTGTACTGCGACTATGGGCACCGTATGGGCTTTAGTGTTCGAAAGGGAAAGCAATACTACTTTACAGGAACCAAAACCATCCGTACAAAAGATTATTACTGCTCAAAAGAAGGTTTGAAGGATGACGAGCAGCTTACTGAGGCAAACTTTAATAAGCCAGAGACCAGAACTAATTGCAAAGCGATGGTCCGTTTTAGAGTTGATTCTGAAGGTCAATGGCGAGTTATTCAGATAATTCCTGAACACAATCATGATTTGGTTAGGCCAGAAGAGATACACTTACTGAGATCAGTGAGGACCCTTTCAGTCCCAAAGCCTGGTGTGCTGAATGCAATGGTGAATGCGGAAATCCAAGCAATGCATGACAGTTTGCATATAAATGAAGATGGTGCAGAATGTCACAGCCAGCTTAGCATCCGTAGTTACACACTGCTTGAACCAGAGGACTGTGAGGCCCTTGTTGGATATTTCAAGCGCAGAGCAAATGAACAAGGTATGTTCTATTGGGATGTAGAAGTAGATCAAGAAGGTAGAATGGCTAATTTCTTCTGGAGGGATGGGAGAAGCCGGGTTGACTATGACAGTTTCGGAGATGTTGTGATGTTTGATACATCACATCGTAccaacaaatataatatgatATGTGCCCCATTTGTTGGTGTGAACCACCACCGTCAAAATGTCATGTTGGGATGTGCATTTTTGTTGGATGAATCACCAGCATCCTATGAATGGTTGTTCAAGTCATTCTTGGAGTCAATGGGTGGTCGTCCTCCTAAAACAATTTTTACTGATCAGAATGAATCAATCTCCAAGGCAATTGCTGATGTTCTTCCTGGGACACGTCATTGTCTTTGTCAGCGGTTCATTGAAAAGAACCTGCAGTCCCATTTAAGCACTATCAATGATTCTGGAACATTCCATAGCATGCTTTCAAAGTGCATGAGAGAATGCGAGTCAGAAGCAGAGTTCGATGAAGCATGGGCCATGATGCACCATGAATATAACATGCAAGAACACCAGTGGCTCAGCGATCTGTATCAGCAGAGGCATAAATGGTGCACAGCTCTTCATAAGGATGCATTTGATGGTGGGATTGAATCATTGGATAGGAATGAGGGTTCAAACaatgttctgagcagcattgacGATGAATCAACTTCACTTGCCACCTTTGTTCATGAGCTGGATAAAATCGTAGGGATTTGGCGTAAAAATGAATCTCTAGAGGACATTCAGTGCAACAAGGCTGGTCCGGAGTGTACAGTTAAGCATAGCAGAATTTTGCAACACGCTGCTGAAGTTTACACGCACAAGGTCTATAAGTCTCTTGAAAAAGATTTTCTAGATGGATGCGGTGCAACTTCGTATCAGGAAGTTCAGTGTGACGAAAAATTGTATAGGTTTGAGTTCATTCTGCAAAGAAGTGGTCCAAAAGTTTGGGTAGTTTTCCTTAACACCTCGACCATGGAGTTGAGCTGTAGTTGCAAAAAATTTGAGACCATGGGCGTACTTTGTTCACATGCTCTAAATGCACTCGGTCTCAAGAATGTTGATAGGATTCCTGAAATGTATATTTTAAAGCGATGGACAAGATATGTCAGAAAAGGAACATATCCATTTCCAGTTGATGGATTTGCAGAACAAGATCGCAGCTATGCGTTTATGTACCGTAACAGAGCTATGAGGTTTGTTTATGATCTATTGATGAAGAGCAAAAGTCATCAAAATACAAGAAAACTAATTCTGGATGTGCTTGAGAGCGGAGAAAAATCGCTGGAAAGTGTGTGTGAACTCAAaagattgcatatgcatccctTGGGAAAAGAGAAAGATGGAAGTAGGGTTGAAAAGAGGAAGAAAAAATCAACTAAACAAGAGAAACATCCAA GAAATGTAAAACAAGTGGTTTTACCCCAGCCAGCTGGCTCGGTTTTTGTCGATCCACCGAATCAAGATCAATATTATGCAGCGGAAGATATTGCATCGAACTCATCTATTGGTAGACCTTTCTTCTACCAG GGATATCCTGCTACTGGTGTTTCAACAAGTCAGATTCAAGGGCATACAAATATGCAATCAGTGCCTCAGTGTGCATCACAG GAATATTCAGCATATGCTGCAGTTCAGCCACCATCGCAATTTGGTGGTGaaagaaatttctga